The proteins below come from a single Papaver somniferum cultivar HN1 chromosome 11, ASM357369v1, whole genome shotgun sequence genomic window:
- the LOC113320449 gene encoding uncharacterized protein LOC113320449 isoform X1 — MITSRSKYPKGWEIIEHKLRDIETKLRKVEYDPYNVNRNSETLRPSFSLAHLRSQYIYDLYRRKQISMELYEFCLDHGYADRYLIAKWKESRPPKIPQNEVFSIPTIGTKRSLNWQSQQPAKSTHGSFLQDFVDVWAGMEAERVAETKKENKKLRVQEEKEHIAQEENKRSIYGDHLQKDIEADKPALAEAIKSANEKLELALQKRQRAQKLMEYADLATEWATMALKIAEAFQSSGSSELAASSYLDDKFQTIRR; from the exons ATGATAACGAGTCGTAGCAAATATCCAAAGGGGTGGGAGATTATTGAGCATAAGCTGCGTGATATAGAGACAAAATTGAGAAaag TTGAATATGACCCATATAATGTAAACAGAAATTCTGAAACATTACGGCCCAGTTTTAGTCTTGCACATCTGAGGAGTCAATATATTTATGATCTATACAGAAGGAAGCAGATCTCCATGGAGTTGTATGAGTTTTGCTTGGACCATGGGTATGCTGATCGGTATCTGATTGCCAAGTGGAAGGAG AGCCGACCACCAAAGATACCTCAGAATGAAGTTTTCAGCATTCCTACTATAGGTACAAAACGATCCTTGAACTGGCAAAGCCAACAGCCCGCTAAAAGCACACACGGAAGTTTCTTGCAAG ATTTTGTTGATGTGTGGGCAGGGATGGAAGCAGAAAGAGTAGCTGAaacaaaaaaggaaaacaaaaaactCAGAGTGCAAGAAGAGAAGGAACACATAGCCCAAGAAGAAAACAAGCGAAGCATTTATGGAGATCACTTGCAAAAAGACATAGAAGCAGACAAGCCAGCACTTGCAGAAGCAATTAAATCTGCAAATGAAAAACTGGAATTAGCTCTACAGAAACGCCAAAGGGCCCAAAAACTGATGGAATATGCAGACTTGGCAACAGAGTGGGCAACCATGGCACTGAAGATTGCTGAAGCGTTTCAAAGTTCAGGGTCTTCAGAGCTTGCTGCTTCATCCTATCTTGACGACAAATTTCAAACAATCCGTAGGTAA
- the LOC113320449 gene encoding uncharacterized protein LOC113320449 isoform X2 yields MITSRSKYPKGWEIIEHKLRDIETKLRKVEYDPYNVNRNSETLRPSFSLAHLRSQYIYDLYRRKQISMELYEFCLDHGYADRYLIAKWKESRPPKIPQNEVFSIPTIGTKRSLNWQSQQPAKSTHGSFLQGMEAERVAETKKENKKLRVQEEKEHIAQEENKRSIYGDHLQKDIEADKPALAEAIKSANEKLELALQKRQRAQKLMEYADLATEWATMALKIAEAFQSSGSSELAASSYLDDKFQTIRR; encoded by the exons ATGATAACGAGTCGTAGCAAATATCCAAAGGGGTGGGAGATTATTGAGCATAAGCTGCGTGATATAGAGACAAAATTGAGAAaag TTGAATATGACCCATATAATGTAAACAGAAATTCTGAAACATTACGGCCCAGTTTTAGTCTTGCACATCTGAGGAGTCAATATATTTATGATCTATACAGAAGGAAGCAGATCTCCATGGAGTTGTATGAGTTTTGCTTGGACCATGGGTATGCTGATCGGTATCTGATTGCCAAGTGGAAGGAG AGCCGACCACCAAAGATACCTCAGAATGAAGTTTTCAGCATTCCTACTATAGGTACAAAACGATCCTTGAACTGGCAAAGCCAACAGCCCGCTAAAAGCACACACGGAAGTTTCTTGCAAG GGATGGAAGCAGAAAGAGTAGCTGAaacaaaaaaggaaaacaaaaaactCAGAGTGCAAGAAGAGAAGGAACACATAGCCCAAGAAGAAAACAAGCGAAGCATTTATGGAGATCACTTGCAAAAAGACATAGAAGCAGACAAGCCAGCACTTGCAGAAGCAATTAAATCTGCAAATGAAAAACTGGAATTAGCTCTACAGAAACGCCAAAGGGCCCAAAAACTGATGGAATATGCAGACTTGGCAACAGAGTGGGCAACCATGGCACTGAAGATTGCTGAAGCGTTTCAAAGTTCAGGGTCTTCAGAGCTTGCTGCTTCATCCTATCTTGACGACAAATTTCAAACAATCCGTAGGTAA
- the LOC113323981 gene encoding O-acyltransferase WSD1-like translates to METIQEKPEVHEEELIEPATPTAQFFNSESLSVCILAALESEIPIDDSQTMSLLENVFIPINPRFSSIMVKDDENGGKHWKKVSVKLDDHVQVPVFPEGLPLESYDEYLQEYTTKIAMEQLPQSRPLWEIHIFKYPTTNAAGTLLFKLHHALGDGYSLMGALFSCLQRCDNPSLPLTFPKIGGMEKRKSTVTENLSVFMNTVTDFTWSLMKSSFLEDHVSPIRSATVGVELKPMTISTVTFSLDQTKQIKTKLGGTINDVIVGVIFYGTRLYMEAVSKGSSNAQSTALVLLNTREITTYQTVKEMAKPNTTASWGNNFGFLHVNVPGKADIESTDPLDFVFEAKKLITKKKNSLAVYLNGSLLNLMRKLRGPEVASRYIHKTLWNTSMTISNLIGPVEQMSLANHPIKGLYFCVINAPQSLLLSLVSYMGKVRVTVGGEKELINHKLYNSCLNKAFGKILEAAINS, encoded by the exons ATGGAAACTATCCAAGAAAAACCAGAAGTTCATGAAGAGGAATTGATAGAACCAGCAACACCAACCGCGCAGTTTTTCAACAGCGAATCACTATCTGTTTGCATTCTTGCAGCTTTAGAGTCAGAGATCCCCATTGATGACTCTCAAACTATGTCATTGCTCGAGAACGTTTTCATCCCCATCAACCCACGTTTCTCCTCTATCATG GTAAAAGATGATGAAAATGGTGGAAAACACTGGAAGAAGGTAAGCGTTAAACTCGACGACCACGTTCAAGTTCCCGTATTCCCTGAAGGGTTGCCGTTAGAATCTTACGACGAATACTTACAAGAATACACGACAAAGATAGCAATGGAGCAACTACCACAGAGTAGACCGTTATGGGAGATTCACATATTTAAGTACCCAACAACAAATGCTGCTGGGACACTTTTGTTCAAGCTTCATCATGCATTAGGTGATGGATATTCACTCATGGGTGCTCTTTTTAGTTGTTTGCAAAGATGTGACAATCCTTCTCTTCCTTTAACTTTTCCAAAGATTGGTGGTATGGAAAAGAGGAAGAGCACCGTTACAGAGAATTTGTCAGTGTTTATGAATACTGTCACAGATTTCACTTGGAGTCTAATGAAGAGtagttttttggaagatcatgttagtCCAATTAGATCAGCTACTGTCGGAGTCGAGCTGAAACCGATGACAATCTCTACTGTTACATTCTCTCTTGATCAAACTaaacaaattaaaacaaaactcgGCGGG ACTATTAACGACGTGATTGTTGGTGTAATATTTTACGGAACTAGACTCTACATGGAGGCTGTAAGCAAAGGTTCATCTAATGCACAGTCGACAGCATTAGTTTTACTAAACACTAGGGAGATAACAACATACCAAACAGTGAAAGAAATGGCAAAACCGAACACTACGGCTTCATGGGGGAATAATTTCGGGTTTTTACATGTAAATGTACCTGGTAAGGCTGACATAGAGAGCACTGATCCGTTAGATTTTGTTTTCGAAGCTAAGAAACTGATCACGAAGAAGAAAAATTCATTGGCTGTTTATCTAAATGGCAGCTTACTGAATTTGATGAGAAAATTAAGAGGTCCCGAG GTTGCATCGCGTTACATCCATAAGACATTATGGAACACAAGCATGACGATATCGAATTTGATTGGACCAGTGGAACAAATGTCATTGGCAAATCATCCGATTAAGGGTCTCTACTTCTGCGTGATTAATGCTCCTCAG AGCCTGTTGTTATCCTTGGTGAGTTACATGGGAAAAGTGAGGGTGACTGTGGGAGGAGAAAAGGAGTTGATAAACCACAAACTATATAATTCTTGCTTGAATAAAGCATTTGGGAAGATTTTGGAAGCTGCAATTAACTCTTAA